The Amycolatopsis mongoliensis genome includes a window with the following:
- a CDS encoding ATP-binding protein: protein MEDNAPLVPEGAQVIEVRTAAIPHVVPTLRTIVADIAMRQDFDLDAVEDLRMAVDEACSLLLPASSDGRLTCVFSWSGPRIEVSVSVLSDTPDHEDDSGLSWQLLTALATSAQRTVTPEDGRYLSRVDLVRESQAADS from the coding sequence GTGGAGGACAACGCCCCGCTCGTCCCGGAAGGCGCGCAGGTCATCGAGGTGCGGACGGCCGCGATCCCGCACGTCGTGCCGACGTTGCGCACCATCGTGGCGGACATCGCCATGCGCCAGGACTTCGACCTCGACGCGGTCGAGGACCTCCGGATGGCGGTGGACGAAGCGTGCTCGCTGCTGCTCCCCGCCAGCTCGGACGGTCGGCTCACCTGCGTCTTCTCGTGGAGCGGGCCGCGCATCGAGGTCTCGGTGTCGGTGCTTTCGGACACCCCCGACCACGAGGACGACTCCGGCCTGTCGTGGCAGCTGCTGACCGCGCTGGCGACGTCGGCCCAGCGCACCGTGACCCCCGAGGACGGCCGTTACCTGTCCCGGGTCGACCTCGTCCGGGAGAGCCAGGCGGCGGACTCGTGA
- a CDS encoding STAS domain-containing protein, with product MPAADQNATPPGFGITLDTDATEPRVVVTGELDLLTSPQLQEALAGLIADKRAQRVVADLTGVTFFDSSALNVVLRAQRQAGEQDVELEVVPSPAVSRVIELTGVAEHLSVSEDPQA from the coding sequence ATGCCCGCAGCCGACCAGAACGCCACCCCGCCCGGGTTCGGCATCACGCTGGACACCGACGCGACGGAGCCCCGGGTGGTGGTCACCGGCGAGCTCGACCTGCTCACCAGCCCGCAGCTGCAGGAGGCCCTGGCGGGGCTGATCGCGGACAAGCGCGCGCAGCGGGTCGTGGCCGATCTGACCGGGGTGACCTTCTTCGATTCCTCCGCGCTGAACGTGGTGCTCCGCGCACAACGCCAGGCCGGCGAGCAGGACGTCGAACTCGAGGTCGTCCCGAGCCCCGCGGTGAGCCGGGTGATCGAACTCACCGGCGTGGCCGAACACCTGAGCGTGTCGGAAGACCCCCAAGCCTGA
- a CDS encoding WhiB family transcriptional regulator encodes MADVSRLPNVVAEEWEWQLRGSCRGADSSLFFHTDNERGSARERRESRAKAICQTCPVLAQCRTHAMTVQEPYGIWGGLGEIERRQLFLRQRRAARKVMSAH; translated from the coding sequence ATGGCTGACGTCAGCCGGCTGCCCAACGTGGTTGCTGAAGAGTGGGAATGGCAGCTTCGCGGCTCGTGCCGCGGCGCGGACAGCAGCCTGTTCTTCCACACGGACAACGAGCGGGGTTCGGCGCGGGAGCGCCGCGAGTCGCGGGCCAAGGCCATCTGCCAGACCTGCCCGGTCCTGGCCCAGTGCCGCACGCACGCGATGACGGTACAAGAGCCCTACGGCATCTGGGGCGGCCTCGGTGAGATCGAACGGCGGCAGCTGTTCCTGCGGCAACGCAGGGCGGCCCGGAAGGTGATGAGTGCGCACTGA
- a CDS encoding MFS transporter, with amino-acid sequence MRVLENRDFRRLWLADLVSQLGSRIDVLAVPLLAATALGAPVFEVSLLRTAETLPYLVLGLQVGAWCDRMRHRPVLIAADVGRAVLIGSIPVAALFGVLGLAHLLAVVFGVGLLGVFFDIAHQTYVPRLVPREQLPEANARLQTNLSMAAVAGPSLAGLIIQALGTAAALAVDAVSYLCSALWLRRIETPDARPDPGERRLLREIADGLRLVRGDRVLLAVSVHGAVSSFFQSVHLAIVIVFLARDVGLSPWAIGLLGTSTLTGALTAGLIARRIGDRIGGARALWGAAVLYGLAYQLYPFTGRGWALACYVVAGFFASFGVIVLNVFGMSFQQSAAPPELLGRVNSITHTLVFGAIPLGSLAGGALASAFGMRVTLHIAAAGVLASAAILVCSPVRKLRDLVPG; translated from the coding sequence ATGCGGGTGCTGGAGAACCGCGACTTCCGCCGCCTGTGGCTGGCCGACCTCGTGAGCCAGCTCGGCAGCCGGATCGACGTGCTGGCGGTGCCGCTGCTCGCGGCCACCGCGCTCGGCGCGCCGGTCTTCGAAGTCTCGCTGCTGCGGACCGCGGAAACCCTCCCCTACCTGGTACTGGGCCTGCAGGTCGGCGCGTGGTGCGACCGGATGCGCCACCGCCCGGTGCTGATCGCGGCCGACGTCGGCCGCGCGGTGCTGATCGGGTCGATCCCGGTCGCCGCGCTGTTCGGCGTGCTCGGCCTGGCGCACCTGCTGGCCGTCGTCTTCGGGGTCGGGCTGCTCGGCGTGTTCTTCGACATCGCGCACCAGACCTACGTCCCCCGCCTGGTGCCGCGCGAGCAGCTGCCGGAAGCGAACGCCCGGCTCCAGACGAACCTGTCGATGGCAGCCGTCGCCGGCCCGAGCCTGGCCGGGCTGATCATCCAGGCGCTCGGCACCGCGGCCGCCTTGGCCGTCGACGCCGTCAGCTACCTGTGCTCGGCCCTCTGGCTGCGCCGGATCGAGACGCCGGACGCGCGCCCGGACCCCGGCGAGCGGCGGTTGCTGCGCGAGATCGCCGACGGGCTGCGGCTGGTCCGCGGCGACCGCGTCCTGCTGGCGGTCAGCGTCCACGGCGCGGTGTCGAGCTTCTTCCAGTCGGTGCACCTGGCGATCGTGATCGTCTTCCTCGCGCGCGACGTCGGGCTCTCGCCGTGGGCGATCGGGCTGCTCGGCACGTCGACGCTGACCGGCGCCCTCACGGCCGGGCTCATCGCGCGCCGGATCGGCGACCGGATCGGCGGCGCGCGGGCGCTCTGGGGCGCGGCGGTGCTGTACGGCCTGGCCTACCAGCTCTACCCGTTCACCGGCCGCGGCTGGGCCCTCGCCTGCTACGTCGTCGCCGGGTTCTTCGCGAGTTTCGGCGTCATCGTGCTGAACGTCTTCGGCATGAGCTTCCAGCAGTCCGCGGCGCCGCCGGAACTGCTGGGCCGGGTCAACTCGATCACGCACACGCTGGTGTTCGGCGCCATCCCGCTCGGCAGCCTCGCCGGCGGCGCGCTGGCGAGCGCGTTCGGCATGCGGGTGACGCTGCACATCGCGGCGGCGGGAGTGCTCGCCTCGGCCGCGATCCTGGTGTGCTCGCCGGTGCGGAAGCTGCGCGACCTAGTTCCCGGCTGA
- a CDS encoding metal-dependent hydrolase, whose translation MGRTHALTGWCAGLALAPAVGAGSVHQAVVFAATTAGFALLPDLDHPGASASRLLGWLTGALSWLLRRVSAAFYALTKGPRDEKVTGKHRHLSHTVLFAAGLGALTSWGTETGGPWAVVGVVVFGLMLAEGALGDWLLPVSGAAVAWWFFTAPPDRAGELAAITGWLGVAVAAGCLAHCLGDALTEAGCPFLFPIPIAGETWYEIRPPRVLRFKTGKKVEKRLIFPVFAVLAVLLVPGVWDHSVSMFERLFIPPASQQATTP comes from the coding sequence ATGGGGCGGACGCATGCCCTGACCGGCTGGTGCGCGGGCTTGGCCCTGGCGCCCGCGGTCGGGGCGGGGTCGGTGCACCAAGCGGTGGTTTTCGCCGCCACGACAGCGGGGTTCGCCCTGTTGCCCGACCTCGATCACCCCGGAGCGAGTGCGTCCCGTCTGCTCGGTTGGCTGACGGGTGCTTTGTCGTGGCTGCTGCGCCGGGTGTCGGCGGCGTTCTACGCGCTGACGAAGGGCCCGCGCGACGAGAAGGTGACGGGCAAGCACCGTCACCTGTCCCACACTGTGTTGTTCGCGGCGGGTCTCGGCGCGCTGACGTCGTGGGGCACCGAGACCGGCGGTCCGTGGGCGGTCGTCGGCGTGGTGGTCTTCGGGCTGATGCTGGCGGAAGGCGCACTGGGCGACTGGTTGCTGCCGGTGAGCGGGGCCGCGGTGGCCTGGTGGTTCTTCACGGCGCCGCCCGACCGGGCGGGAGAGCTGGCTGCCATCACGGGCTGGCTGGGCGTCGCCGTGGCGGCCGGCTGCCTGGCCCACTGCCTCGGTGACGCGCTCACCGAGGCCGGATGTCCTTTCCTGTTCCCGATTCCGATCGCCGGCGAGACCTGGTACGAGATCCGGCCGCCTCGGGTGCTGCGGTTCAAGACGGGCAAGAAGGTCGAGAAGCGGCTGATCTTCCCGGTGTTCGCGGTGCTCGCGGTCCTGCTGGTGCCGGGGGTGTGGGACCACTCGGTGAGCATGTTCGAGCGGCTGTTCATCCCGCCGGCGAGCCAGCAGGCGACAACGCCTTGA
- a CDS encoding nuclear transport factor 2 family protein — MPRTVPEIASLVSQGMSTLDTTPFADLFAADAVYELPFLGHRVEGRDAILARLAAAGARARDLGLREAQVAAEVTETGFVLELAVAGRPSSVGVVTVAGGEITAYRDYPNLSVASLRTREVFDRFLAASVENRWDDLADLYAEDVTLEMPFTLPGVPRVTKGREELRRRFHAAGAVRRVVGAGNVVVHETADPAVLVAEFDLHQELRGTAFTVSYVMVMTVVDGRIAHTRDYTDTAAAAERVKALSPAGSPAG, encoded by the coding sequence ATGCCTCGCACCGTGCCCGAAATCGCCTCGCTGGTCAGCCAAGGGATGTCCACATTGGACACCACGCCGTTCGCGGACCTCTTCGCCGCCGACGCGGTGTACGAGCTGCCGTTCCTCGGCCACCGCGTCGAAGGCCGCGACGCGATCCTGGCGCGCCTCGCCGCGGCCGGCGCGCGGGCCCGCGACCTGGGCCTGCGGGAAGCCCAGGTCGCGGCGGAGGTGACGGAGACAGGGTTCGTGCTGGAGCTCGCGGTGGCCGGCCGCCCGTCGTCGGTCGGGGTGGTGACGGTGGCGGGCGGAGAGATCACGGCGTACCGCGACTACCCGAACCTCTCCGTCGCTTCGCTGCGCACGCGCGAAGTCTTCGACCGCTTCCTGGCCGCGTCCGTCGAGAACCGCTGGGACGACCTGGCCGACCTCTACGCCGAGGACGTGACCCTCGAAATGCCCTTCACCCTCCCCGGCGTGCCCCGCGTGACGAAGGGCCGCGAAGAACTCCGCCGCCGCTTCCACGCGGCCGGTGCGGTGCGGCGGGTCGTGGGAGCCGGCAACGTCGTGGTCCACGAGACGGCGGACCCGGCGGTGCTCGTCGCGGAGTTCGACCTGCACCAGGAGCTGCGCGGCACGGCTTTCACGGTTTCCTACGTCATGGTCATGACCGTCGTGGACGGCCGGATCGCGCACACCCGCGACTACACCGACACCGCCGCGGCGGCCGAGCGGGTCAAGGCGTTGTCGCCTGCTGGCTCGCCGGCGGGATGA
- a CDS encoding TetR/AcrR family transcriptional regulator, translating into MEKMRADARRNRAKVLAAAEEAFAADGLAVPLDDIARLAGVGAGTVYRHFPSKEALFQAVVLERIEQFAEEARALATADNPGEVFLDYFVRVIKQASLNRAICDALAETGGHAFKAGAGDDFRAAYGELLRRAQAAGVVRQDIDGDDLRALIVGCLAVERYAPGREHLVRVVVDGLRASAGN; encoded by the coding sequence ATGGAGAAGATGCGCGCGGACGCGCGGCGCAACCGGGCGAAGGTCCTGGCTGCCGCCGAAGAGGCGTTCGCCGCCGACGGGCTCGCCGTGCCGCTCGACGACATCGCGCGGCTGGCCGGGGTCGGCGCCGGGACCGTCTACCGGCATTTCCCCAGCAAGGAGGCGCTCTTCCAGGCCGTCGTCCTCGAACGCATCGAGCAGTTCGCCGAAGAGGCACGCGCGCTCGCCACGGCCGACAACCCCGGCGAAGTCTTCCTCGACTACTTCGTCCGCGTGATCAAGCAGGCGTCGCTCAACCGTGCCATCTGCGACGCGCTGGCCGAGACCGGCGGGCACGCGTTCAAGGCCGGCGCGGGCGACGACTTCCGTGCGGCGTATGGAGAACTCCTGCGCAGGGCCCAGGCTGCCGGAGTCGTCCGGCAGGACATCGACGGCGACGACCTGCGCGCCCTCATCGTCGGCTGCCTCGCCGTCGAGCGGTACGCGCCGGGCCGCGAACACCTGGTCCGCGTGGTCGTCGACGGCCTGCGCGCGTCAGCCGGGAACTAG